Genomic segment of Panicum virgatum strain AP13 chromosome 9N, P.virgatum_v5, whole genome shotgun sequence:
GGCCCATAACTATTGTGGCGCAGGAGTGGATTTTTGCTTTTTGCATATGTGGCGCTCTCTCTCCTCGAGAATTCGACTCGCTACTGGAGATGCCCTAAGAGTTCTCACCCATATTAGCCCGAAACCACACCTCAATGGGCCCGCCCCGGCCCAATCCCCATGGCAAGCAACATGCACAAGTGCACACAGACACAACCATATCGTTTTCTGTTCAGATTCAGAAAAGAAACGAGAACGAATAAAGAGACGACGGCGACCGGTATGATATCGCCGGCGATcccggcccggccgccgcctctaTCAGCGACGGTCGGCGAATAGAAGAGGAGATTTGGCGTGATCCGGCGCATTGGTTGCCTAGGCGCAGGCTCGCGGTACGGGCTGATCCTCCCCAGCCGCCATTACTGTGCCAAATCTGCGTGGCACACGTACGCTTCGCACGCGCCCCCCTGTGGCCGTGATGGCGCGCGCATGGATGCGTGCTCGTACGCCGGGGGGCACGGGCAGGGGCCCTAGCTACAGCGAGCTCTCTAGCGCCCCGCCACCAGCAGCCACGGCAGACCGCGCACAtgcccgccgcccccgcccgtaACGCGGTTTCGCCGCCTCGGCGACGGGCCGGATCTCGCGCCGGCCCAGATCGGACGGACAGCGACGCGCGCCCGTGTCCTACGACGCGATGCCGGAGGAGGAGCCCAGACGGACAGACGCCAGAGCCAGAGGGAGGGGTGTTGACTTTTGTTGACGCCTCTcgtcaggcaggcaggcagggtcTTGGCTAGTCTCAAGCACGCAACGGGACGGCGAGTCCACAgccggtcgccggcgacgggcaCGCGCCGGTGGCGCCCGTTACTGTGCGCGCCGAGTTATGGCGCGGCAACGCGCGCATTTATTACCGCCTGTCGTGCGCCTTTCATCACCCCCACCGTCTCACCTCACGGTAATCCGCTCCCTAATTACCGCATTTATTTGTACCACCCGCCCACACGATACGCTCTGCTGCCGCAGCCCGCAGGGGcgctgcgcctcctcctcctcctctctctcgtcTCACCGGGTGAGTGACACGCGGGGCCGGCCCGCGCGCGGGCCTGGGCCGCCCGGCACCCGGGGCCCGTCCACGCGCTGCACCGTCGCTGCCACGTGGGGCTCCCGCGCGGGTGGGGGCCGCGGGGTCAGCGAGGGCGCGTCACGCGGAAGGCAAACGGCGGAATCGGAGGTCAAAGCGGAAGGGGAGTCGCGTCAGGCTCACACACGCAGCAGACACGACACAAACAAGTAACCGCGCCGTCTCCTCCGCGCCCTCGCTTTccctgccgtcgtcgtcgtctctcgctgcgcctgctgctgctgcgaggGGAAGACGAGAGggcaggagaaggagaaggcgtcCGTCCGACCTCGCCGTCGTCTTCAACCTCGCGTCGCCTTCAGCGCGTAGGTGAACAAGCGAGCgagggcgagggaggaggaggcagggggtACGCCGAGGCACAGAACAACCGACAGCGTATTTACTGCCGCCATTTACTCCGCCCGCCCTTGTCCCGCCCCCTTTCCCTCCCATCGTCCCCCTCCATTCCCTCCCTCCGACCCCCTcacttctccctccctccctccctccccgcccAAAGCTTTCCCTTTCCTGCACCTCCCGTTAaatcctcttcctctcccgcCGTCCTCGCCCTGCCATGCTTCGCCTGGGATTTTAATCACTTGCTTCTGTGCGGGACGCAAAATCGCCAGGAAgcagacgacgacgagcccgttTCTCTCCCCGCCGGTTCGCCTGCCGCCGGCCGAGGAGGAAGGGAGGATGTTCGGGGACTGCCAGGTCCTGTCCTCGATGGCCGCCATGGCGGGGGCCTCCTCATCTGCGGACGCGCTCTTCATCCCCAACCCGGGCGCGCTCGCCGGCTTCatgtcctcctccgccgccgccatgccgttCCACCActtctccaccaccaccacctccctaATACCTGTAAGTATTACTCCGTCAATCCCCTTGCTTGCTCGATCTTCCTGTTTCTTCGACCCTGAAAGTGAAATGGCACgcgtttttttctctttctacagaaggaggagggcggcggcatcATGGGCGCGCTAGTCCAGGCGGCCAAGGACGAGGACATGGAGCTGGAGATGGACATGGAGCTCAGCGGCGGCTCCGGCAGCGGCCGCCTGGACGGCCTACTCAGCTTCGCGGACGTGGACGACGACCGGTCCGAGCAGAAGCCGCAGCacggcggcctcgagctccaGACGGCGGACGCCGCCGGGAACCAGCAGCTGGCCACCaacagcggcaagaagaagcgGTACCACCGCCACACCGCGCACCAGATCCAGCAGATGGAAGCGTAAGAATGCCTGCtaaccttcttcttcttcttcttcttccccggccCGGACGAATCGATCCTGCTCTGACGCACGCATTGCGCACGACATGGTGCCCGCAGGCTGTTCAAGGAGTGCCCGCACCCGGACGACAAGCAGCGGCTGAAGCTGAGCCAGGAGCTGGGGCTCAAGCCTCGGCAGGTCAAGTTCTGGTTCCAGAACCGGCGCACGCAGATGAAGGCGCAGCAGGACCGCGCCGACAACGTGCTCCTCCGCGCCGAGAACGAGAGCCTCAAGAGCGACAACTACCGCCTGCAGGCCGCCATCCGCAACGTCGTCTGCCCCAACtgcggccacgccgccgtcctcgccgagatGTCCTACGAGGAGCAGCAGCTCCGCATCGAGAACGCCAGGCTCAAGGACGAGGTGACCTTGCTTTGCTCATTGCTGCCGCTCCCTGCCCTCTCTACTCGGCTCGCTGCAGCTTAAACCCTAAGCACCGCACTGCATGCAAGAATCCTGGACGGGccaagttctttttttttttaattttcgtTTCGGGCCAACATTGTTCATTTGGGGCTTTGGGCGTGCAGCTCGACCGCCTGGCGTGCATGGCGACACggtacggcggcggccgccagccGAGCATGGCGTCCGCGCTGGGCTGCttaccggcgccgccgccgctgctcatgCCGCCGCTCGACCTCGACATGAGCGTCTACTCTCGCCATTTCACGGACCAATCTTCGGTAATGGGCTGCGGCGATCTCATCCAGTCcgtcctcgcgccgccgcagcagatCACCGCTGGCGCCGAGCACCACGACGCGTCGTCGTACATGGGCTCCATGGCGCCTGTCCCGGAGCAGGACAGGCAGGTGGTTCTCGACCTCGCCGCCACGGCGGCCGACACCCTCGCCAAGATGTGCCGCGCCGGCGAACCGCTCTGGGTGCGCTGCCGCGGCGCGAGCTCCGAGGTCATGGTGGCCGATGAGCACGCGCGGATGTTCAGCTGGCCGGTCGACGGCGGGAAGCAGGGCGGAGGCTCCgcggctgctgccgccgccaggACTGAGGGTTCAAGGGACAGCGCCGTTGTTATCATAAACAGCATCACGCTGGTGGACGCCTTCCTCGACGCAGTGAGTTTCCaatccattttttttaaaaaaactgtggttaatatttagaaaaatcataacCAACAACTTTTATCTTGTTTGCTGAGTCAACTCATGAAATACTTTTTGTGCATTTATCTCTTGAATAAACTTTTGTAATAACCAAATTCTGTTTTGCCAGAACAAGTGGATGGAGTTGTTCCCTTCCATCGTGTCCAAGGCAAGAACCATTCAGGTCATAAACCATGGAGCTGCTTCAGGCCATCTGGGCAGTGGAGCTCTTGTCTTGGTAACTAGCTCATGTTTCCCTGATGATCACTTTACACCTTTTTAATATAAAATGTGAGGGATCAAATTGGGTGGGATTTTATCTGATTGCATGGAATGAATAATGAACAGATGCAAGCGGAGGTGCAGTTCCCGTCTCCTTTGGTGACGGCGCGGGAGGTGGTGTTCTTCCGCTATTGTGTGCATAACCCTGAAGAGGGGACCTGGTCCGTCGTCGACTTCCCTGCAGAGGGGTTTCAGCTGGAGGCGCTGCAGACATCATCAGTGGTCAAATGCCGGAGGCGCCCCTCTGGCTGCATCATCCAGGACATGCCCAATGGTTACTCAAGGGTAAGCATGGCAACTTGTACATGAACCATGGCGAGCGTGATGCCTACTCATCACTGAGGGTTGAAACATGAACCCATGCAGGTGGTGTGGGTGGAGCACATGGAGATGGTTGGGGAGGAGAAGCCGCTGCACCAGGTGTTCAAAGACTATGTTACCAACGGCACTGCCTTTGGTGCCACGCGCTGGGTCTCCCTGCTTCAGCGCCAGTGTGAGCGCCTTGCCAGTGAACTCGCTCGGAACATTGCTGACCTCGGAGGTATACTCCACTATCTGTCGCTTCAAGTATACTACTAGATTGCTGCTTCTATTGCACATTGCACCACAATATTTCCTCAGACTGCATCTTTCCTGGTTGAGGCCTGTAGCTCCAAGCTTTACTTTGTCCAAAATCCTACACGCCATCTGTTGTATGGTTCTTATCTTGTAGTTCCTGTCCACAATAACTTGCCTAACAGGTCAACATTTTTCCTTAGAGGGATAAGGATAATTCATTTGCCCATTTCAACAATGCCAGTCCTTTTTATCATTGCCATCTGTTCTGAAAGGAAATATTATGCATATGTGACATTTAGAACATTTTTCTACTATGATAGCTACTGCTATTATGTTGTTTCTGATCTACAACATCCATCCATCATGACAAAGTCTAACTATCATGTTCTTTTCATTTTATCCTACCTTGTAATTCCCAGTGATCCGCAGCCCAGAGGCAAGAACAAATATGATGAAGCTGTCGCAACGGATGATCACTACTTTCTGTTCCAATATCAGTGCTTCTGGGAGTCAATCTTGGACGACACTCTCAGAGTCTACAGAGGACACGATCAGGGTCACCACTCGGAAGAACACTGATTCAGGGCAGCCCAGCGGTGTCATACTGACTGCTGTCTCCACCAGTTGGCTTCCTTTCAGCCATCAGCAGGTCTTCGAGCTTCTTGCTGATGAACAACAACGCTGTCAGGTAGCGTCTATATTTACGATTTCAAACATGCTGGGTTATTCTTTGCATTCTTGGTTTTAGTTTCGTCCTTTTGTTATTTAACTTAATCTAGTTGTGTCTTGATGGATGCTTTACTTTTGCAGCTTGAGATTTTGTCAAATGGAGGCTCACTTCATGAAGTGGCACATATTGCAAATGGATCACACCCAAGAAATTGTATTTCACTTCTTCGAATTAATGTGAGTATCTCATTTCTTCTGCTGATTGTTGGAGCTTATTACTCGTATTCCTCGTGTGTGAATAATAAAGAGTTTTACAAATACAGATCTTATGTAGCTAATTCCTGCCGCAAGAGCATAATCAGATCTTTTGTAGCTAATTCCTGCTGCAAGAGCATAATCACATTAGTTTGGCTCCTTTATGGAACCTATCAGTTCATAGTTCTTAATGTTTTAAGAAAACTGTAGCGATGAGCTAGCTATTATTTTGGCCTAGTAATTTATTCTGAAGGGTGAGAATTAAGAAGTATACATTCTTAAGTTTTAGGATACCCCTCGGAAGAATTGTGCAAATTTACATTTATGCATTTTTCTTGTCAAAAACATAAAAGTTGTCAAAGGggaaaggaaaatttgtaaTTGCTCAATGGTATTGACTGTCCGACTTACTGCAGTAACTCTACTCTGGTGTAGAACTGTTGATCGTTTTAATAGTTCTACAAGCACTTTACTATTTGCTACCAATGCCAAGGACAAGAAATTAACAGCAGCTACTCGAGCTGTACAGTACTCAAGATGCCACAATAAATGAGATTTGATCAATCTACTGAGTCTTAGCACATGCATCACAGCAATTTTACTACCAAAGTTTTAGTTTCATTTGCCTTTAAAACTTAAAATTTCACCATGGAAAGAAAGGAAATAGTGTCTCATATTTTTTGCATGATGCAAAGCTTATATATGTCTAAAAGGTCCTCTCTTTACGGTATCTGCACATGCAAATCATATGCTTATTTGAGGAATTTATAATCTGTACCGGCTTGACATTTCATTTCACATTTTAGTACATACTGACGTACTGACTTGAGTTTCATGACAGTCATATATATAACATAAATGTTTGTTGAGGATGGTTCAATCTTTCTTGTGTTTTGTTCATTTATTTATATGTAATACCTGAAATACTGTTTACTTTAACATTTAAGTAGGTCTTGCCATGAGTTTTGAAGAACTGATGTCATTTTTGCAACTGTTGAAAACCACAGGCTGCAAGCAACTCGTCACAGAATGTGGAGCTCCTGCTGCAGGAAAGCAGCACCCACCCTAATGGCGGGAGTCTTGTGGTGTTTGCAACAGTGGATGTGGAAGCAATCCAAGTGACAATGAGCGGCGAGGACCCTTCCTATATCCCTCTCCTCCCCCTGGGTTTTGCCATCTTCCCAGCAACCAACCCTTCGCCTGCTGCAACCAGCGCAAGCTCTGGCAACGGCGGCGAAAGCAGCCCAGGTAACCCAGATGAGCCTGCCAGCGGCTGCCTCCTCACCGTCGGCATGCAGGTGCTAGCCAGTGCGGTGCCCTCAGCCAAGCTGAACCTCTCAAGCATCACCGCTATCAACAGCCATGTCTGCAATGCCATCCATCAGATTACAACCGCGCTGAAGGGCGCTGGAGCGAGCAGGGCTGAGCCGGCATCTGTGGGTGGCTCCAACTAGTTGCAAGAATGAATGGGTGGGGAACGGAGGAGGAGCATATCGACACAGACCAAAATGCCTGCCAAGTCCGGTTGTTTTTGCTAACACCCAGGTTTTCTATTAGTGCCGGTGCAAGGGAGGATTTGACAAGAACCCGATACTAACAcatgaaaaattcaaaactcCTCTCTTTTCCCGCCATGTGCCTCTCAAAATGACAAAAATACCCCCGACCAAACAAACAGTGTGGGGGCATTTTGATCATTTTGGGAAGCTAGTGCTATCTGCAACTACTAGAAAGGGTCTTGTCACGCTCTCACTTGCACTGGCTGAATCAATCACAGAGATAGAAATCCGGCATTTTGGtcatgctgttgctgctgctctcAGTCTGTTCCCTTGCTCAGCAACCAGAACTGTGAAGGTTAGCTTCGACCGGTATGCTTCTTTGATTTTTGTAATAATAAGATGGGAGATTACCTAATAGTTTGCGCGTAATGGTTCGCTGTATGTGTCGTATAACTCTGTTAGAGATTGAAGACTATTGTGTAGGAAAGAAGAGAAAAGTGTGAGAGGAGGAGTCAAGAGCGAACCAAACTGGTTGTGACCCTTGGACTGGATCCCAGGCCATCAGGGGAGAAAGGGTCTTGGTTCGGGAATTGACTTGTTCCCTCTCGGCACTGCCCTTTGTCGATCTGTAACCTGCTTGTTCGTGTTACTCCAATCGTTTGATTACATTACATTGGTAGATTGTTGTGTGTTGCAGCCCCAGTTCTTGCTCTGGTTGCGAGGTGGTGGTTGGATGGGAGTGAATGTATGTGGTGCCCTTTTGTTTCTTGTGTCGACCTAATCTGTGGAAGGCAGTGCAGGGACTTGAATGCCCTGCCTTTCTGCTGCACACCACTGCATTGCATTGGATCCCGTGGCCTGCTTGAGATAGATGTCCTGGCGCTCTGCTACTGTAGAGTGTGGAGGGCCAGGCCCAGGCCCAGGCTAGCCAGCCAGTTTTTTGAGCTGCACTAGGCAATGCAAGCATCAGCTGCtattggtggtggtggcggttatTTATTCCTATGTACTATGCATGAAGATGCTGTGCCTGACGAGCAATCTGATGGGTAGTTGGCGAGATGCCCCCTCATAAATAACTTACCAGGGGAGCTGGGGAGTGGAGTGGACACTCCCCAGCTGCATTGCATCTCTTTGATGCTTCCAGTTCTGCCATTTATGTGATAAAAGTAGCAGCATGTTTGTTTTAGTTGGATCAGGAATCTCTCTCTCtatttagggtgtgtttagttggtggaaaagtttgggttttggtcattttgttgttacttaatAAATAATActcaatcatgaactaattaggtttaaaagattcatctcgtggtaatcagttagactgtaattaattattttttcaactgcatttaatgtctCATGCATGTGgccaaagatttgatgtgacagctactgtagaaatttttttgggaactagaCACCCCCTTAGCTGTAGAGGCCTTGGGTCTTCTGACAATGCTGCATTTGGTACCTGTTGTTGAGGCACAGAAAGCCATGCTTTGCTTTGGACATTAGTTCAGTGCTAAGAAGGTGCACCACAAGAGCCATTGCTGTGCTCAATACCGATTATGTACAATGAGCAGACACACTAAACTAGTGGCTAAATAAATACATAATACACTGTATAATTTCTTTCAAAATAGAACAATGTATACACATTTGCTCTAAAAAAACACAATGTATACATATCTAACATGCTTAATTGGATCCCGGGAAATATTATTGATCACACTGGTGCTGTCAGGAAATAAGAATCAGTTCAATAACAAACATCTCACTGAAATCCTCAAGTAGCCATTGCCACCAGGTTACCCCAACTGTCAAATGTCAACAAGCTCGCGGGTCAGCCTCAACACTAGGAACATTTGCTTTTGCCATGTTAGCAATGTGCACCTCTAGTTCTGAAAGGATCTTGACTCCTTTACATGGGGGTTCCATGAGGATTAGGCGAGAAGAGCAACTCTTTGATACCTAGGGAAAAACTCGTCATTGTGGCAACTTCGCATTTCTCTTCCTTGTTAGGTTCGAGTACTAACTTTCTGCACTTTTGTTTCTGTAACTTAGTTTACAATGAAATTCATGTGTGAGTGATGTACAAACTACAAGAAACTAAATTGTTACTTAAATCCATAGCCAAACCATATACAAATATATGTTTGAGTTTGTCCCAAGTCGAACTTTTTAGGTTTGACCAAAGTTAGATTATTATGACATATTTTTACAGTTTACTTCTTTGATGCGGTAGATACTAATACCCTTCTCTACAAATTTGATCAAACGAGAATAGTTTGATTTAGTTCAGGCATATTCAAAAGTCCTTCTGGTTCTGGCTGTGCCCTACATGCTGGTCACCTTCCGGATCTCGAGTGGCTGGAGgtcatgcagcagcagcagcacctgccGGTTACCACTAGCTGGGAGACACTGAAGCGACGTGACCGTCATGTGTCAGCTCaggccatcgccatcgccattgCCACTCTCTGCTCGCAGGCATTGGCTCATCCGGTGTCTGCACGCCTGCAGCAAGAACGGGTCTTGCGCTATTTTGTTACTCCACTTCTGCTATTTCTGAGTATATATTCTAGGGAGTTCATCAGAAGCTTATTACTTATAGAAGAAGTAAAGATTTTTGACAGAACGACGCACTAGTCATGAGTTATTGTTAATTTCGGAGTGGTGGGTGTTTTCCACAAACAACCAGGCAACCAGCAAACAAACGGCTAAGACTAAGAGCATGGCTTAAGATTTCGCCGGCAGCCGGCGGTAACGCTGAGCGCGTAGGTTACGGACCCGCTTCTATTTAATACGTTGCAGGCGGCTGAACCAATAACAGCTCGCGGagcgcgtcgtcgccggcccAAGCGAGCGTATCACGAGTCGCCGGCTTCCTTCTCTCACCTGCTCCCACATCGGATTCCGCCCGCTCCGCGCCGGCCATAATGCATGCTCTAAGGCAGGGAGAACGATATAACAATCGAATTAACACATCTAACTGACAAGCAGGTGCAGGATTACAGAAGAAGACGACACCACCGCACAACACAAATGAGTAATGGCAACTGACTGAAACTGAGCTTCACAAGACGTGAACCTGTTCCTACTTGTCAACGGAAAACTGTTTCCACACAGTTCTGAACCGAAAAAAGAATTCAGCCTAGTTCTGAACCATGCAGTGGAATGCTTCTACTCTGTATTGTACTGTACTATGTACAACCGCACGAACGTGCTCTCTCCTACTAGTTCTGAGCTAAAAAATTCAGGGTCCACTCCTGACAGTTAACGAGCTCCAAGTCTCCAACTGAAAATCATCCCACATCTCAAGGTGTGTCGTATCAGACTTGCAATGCATGTAGCTCAAGCCATCGGGAGCAACCAGATGGTGCATGTGCGTGTGTGactacaagcccaagaaaccTGCCTCTGCCTTGCCCTGTCATCGTCCGGGCTCAGGTTAGCTTCTGCGAAAACACGGCGACGCCGTGCCGATCTGGGTCCTACGGCCTTCTTGTTCACCGGCGTGGGTGTCCGGAACAGCTCGGTCTGTTcgttctccttctccttgtgCTGCTCCTGTGCGCGTCGACCCATCTCGGACCTCTTCAGCCGCCGCGTGCTTCGCTCCTTTGCCTTCCGATCAGTCTGAAGCTTCGCCTCCGCGTCAGTGTTCCTCACCTCCAGATTGGCTGCATGAATCAAAGCTTCAGTCTATTGTCAGACATTGTACTGCGATAGCATTGTTAAGGTTAGTAGTTAGATTTCAAAAGGAGGCAAATTTCTGACAATGCTCTGAAGCCTGCACACAACTACCGTAACGCTATGTTGTTGCAGAATGAACAGCAATATTTTCGGTTTCTCGTCAGAAACCgttagcagctcaattttcactctcattgagctgagaggatgacattCAAGTTGGGaaagttttctgggtttttcttcattcacactcacaatgaCATGCCTTCCAACGGAAGGGGTGGCCACATATATATACAGCAGGCTGCTGGGCAGCAAACGAAGCCAATAATGCTAGTCTAACACTAGTCTAACTGCTGTCctgcagtccaagatgctgCAGGGGTACAAGAGATGCCTGCAGTCCAAGATGCTAAGGACTACAAGATGCTGCAGGGGTACAAGGGACCACAAAGACCAACAgcaaagacttatccatcattctccccctaagtcttgtgcgtcgtcttgtgggaaGATTGGACAATCCCAGTCCTGGAGCAAAGCTCAAGGAAATTGATCCTtccaaggggcttggtgagcagatccgcaagctgatccttggtgttgatgtagctcgccttgatgcttccttcctccaagcagcctcggatgaagtgatacctcacccggatgtgcttgATCCGTTCatggaaaacggggttcttcgccaaggccagagcggacttgctgtccaccctgagctccactgctccagtgtctctgccgagtagatcaccaagcagtcgagcgagccagagcgcctgagtcgacgcggtggaggccgctatgtactcggcctcgcagctggacaaggccaccacctactgcttgaccgactgccagctaacgaggcacttgccgaggaagaagaggatcccgctcgtgctcttgctgttgtcgatgtcgccggcgtggtcgctgtcgctgtacccgacgaagtgtgccgctccagggcacctcgggtagtggagaccgtggtcgagagtccccgcaacatagcggatgatcctcttcacggtctgctggtgctccgtcgtcggtcgctgcatgaaccga
This window contains:
- the LOC120690877 gene encoding homeobox-leucine zipper protein ROC3-like, yielding MFGDCQVLSSMAAMAGASSSADALFIPNPGALAGFMSSSAAAMPFHHFSTTTTSLIPKEEGGGIMGALVQAAKDEDMELEMDMELSGGSGSGRLDGLLSFADVDDDRSEQKPQHGGLELQTADAAGNQQLATNSGKKKRYHRHTAHQIQQMEALFKECPHPDDKQRLKLSQELGLKPRQVKFWFQNRRTQMKAQQDRADNVLLRAENESLKSDNYRLQAAIRNVVCPNCGHAAVLAEMSYEEQQLRIENARLKDELDRLACMATRYGGGRQPSMASALGCLPAPPPLLMPPLDLDMSVYSRHFTDQSSVMGCGDLIQSVLAPPQQITAGAEHHDASSYMGSMAPVPEQDRQVVLDLAATAADTLAKMCRAGEPLWVRCRGASSEVMVADEHARMFSWPVDGGKQGGGSAAAAAARTEGSRDSAVVIINSITLVDAFLDANKWMELFPSIVSKARTIQVINHGAASGHLGSGALVLMQAEVQFPSPLVTAREVVFFRYCVHNPEEGTWSVVDFPAEGFQLEALQTSSVVKCRRRPSGCIIQDMPNGYSRVVWVEHMEMVGEEKPLHQVFKDYVTNGTAFGATRWVSLLQRQCERLASELARNIADLGVIRSPEARTNMMKLSQRMITTFCSNISASGSQSWTTLSESTEDTIRVTTRKNTDSGQPSGVILTAVSTSWLPFSHQQVFELLADEQQRCQLEILSNGGSLHEVAHIANGSHPRNCISLLRINAASNSSQNVELLLQESSTHPNGGSLVVFATVDVEAIQVTMSGEDPSYIPLLPLGFAIFPATNPSPAATSASSGNGGESSPGNPDEPASGCLLTVGMQVLASAVPSAKLNLSSITAINSHVCNAIHQITTALKGAGASRAEPASVGGSN